DNA from Aphelocoma coerulescens isolate FSJ_1873_10779 chromosome 4A, UR_Acoe_1.0, whole genome shotgun sequence:
TCCAGAGACCTTCCCACTGCTCCCCCCAGGACAAGTAATCAGGTTTTTATGGCAACAATATAACGCCTGGAGAGTGCAGGTTAATAAAAGCCCTTGTCACTTGCTTTGCAGTCACAACCAGAGCAAAAGCCCAatccagctgtgcagggctgaaggacagtatttaaaaacaaaccccagcagCAACATCCTGCTCTTCCCTTCTGCCAGACCCTGGTCTCCCAAAGGTGGGTTCTCTCACACATCTCAGGGTGCAGAAACACATCACTTATCAGGCTGGGACATCATCTGCTGGAGTGAGGAAGTCACAGACTCCACTTGacaaatttggaaagaaaaaaagagcaaactgggaggttttgtttatttctaaTTGGCCTGGGTTTACAGCTTCCTGCCAGCATATTAAACAAAGGGTTTGCATTCAGATTTGAAAGAATGGTGTGCTTTCATCATGCTCTGAAGCTCAGACGAGGCTTACACATTGCCTGGAGAAGTCCTGGTTGATTAAGATGATCAGGTCAAGTCCCAGCTGATGAATTCAGTGTGCGTCACATCAGCCAGTGACGTGCTTCAGCCAGTTAGAGGTAAATACCTGTGCTTTCTGCAACGGAGCCATCCGGCAGCAAAGGACTGCAGTGCACTTCAAGCAGATTTGTAGGAATATGCTTTTGTAATTGCTAGAGCCAGAGTCCTGAGAAGGGTTGAGTATCAGCGACAGCGTCGAGCCATCTATAATCAGTCCATACTCTTGACTCAACGTCCAGCTTCTGGGGCACAACAAGGAACACATTTGAAACATAATCAGACTAAGAAGTCAACCAAGCTGCTTGTAACACCTTAGCGAAAAAAAAAACTGGTTTTGGGTTAATCGTCTTCCCATCCTTTTTTTTGGGGCTTagcaattttaaaaagcttGGATTTAACACGCCCTTCACTAAAGGAACAGCGCAGTTAAGTTCAAAGCCAACTAATACCAGAGATGATGAGCGAAGCAAAGGAACTGGTCACAGCACCTGCAAGTAACCAGTCCCCTGGGCCACAGCACGGTCCTATTTCTCTACCAAATTTGCATCTGAAATGCGCATGGCTGGGTCCTCTGGCTCACTCACCTCTTCAGGCCTCCCCGGTTTTTGGGAACATCCTGAATCAGCTTTTTGTGgtactccagcagcagctcatggAGCCGATCCTCCTTCCTTTCGCTCTCGCCCACCGTTCTTGCcgtcagctccagcagctccgtgCTGGTCTGGAAGAGCCTGCAGGCATAGCAGGTGGATTTGGCAGTTTCCATCTTGTCTCCTGTCAGCACCCAGACCTTCATGCCAGCTGCGTGCAGGGCTTCGATGGTCTctgccagctgctcctgcagcctgcAAGCAGAAGCAAAGCATCACTTTGCAGGTTGGCCCACACCTAACCCACAGAACCCTGATTCTGCAGGTAGGAGATACCAGCTCAAGAGAAGTTAATTGACTTTTCCCGTGCTGGGGAGACCACTGCCACAGGAATAAGGATTACAAGTCAGCAATGCCAAATTTTTATTTGCAGGCAAAAAGAGAAATCGCTGCTTTATACTTTTGACTCTTAGGCCTCACAGTAAGAGTTTAATTTACACTTGCAGTTACTATAACTGAACATGGAATTGAATTTGTTTTGATGTGCAAATTATGCTGTGTGCTTAATTCACTCTCTAGAAGTGCAAGTATTTCTGCAGTTTCATTAATAAATCCCAATTCCTACTACATCAGCCAGTTTAAGCAACTAGGGCACTGTGAAATGGGTTGTGCCATGGTGTAATTAATTgccctggacactgccagcaTCTGCCTGGCTGTTTAGTTCCACCATGGCGAGTCAGGGCCACAAGGCCACATCACAGAGAAACCACAGGTAgcacagtgctggtggtggaGTCACCTCTTTACCTGTCTTCTACAGCAGTAGCCCCGATCAGGTGCATGTCTGCTTCTGTGTCATCAAAAACCTTGGCCAtcttctcctccctgtcctgcagagccATCTTGGCTTCGTTGAGCTGTCTGTCAATTCTGTCATACTCCTTTTGAGTTAGTTCTTTGAAGGCCACACAGAGCGTTCGGTAGCCATCCTGGCAGCGGGacggaaagaaaataaagtggaCAAATGCCTTAAATCCAGATTTTTTACAGCTCCTCACTTTAGGGTTAGTGTTTTTGTCTACCATCAGTGCTGCTGTCAGTACTGACCCTGAGGGCAAGGACAATTTGTTGGCTTGTGTCAAAAGAGCAACTTTCTGTGTTTATTCAGCAACTTCTTCCCACCAGAGTAATCATGGTTCTGCTTATTATGTGCAGGTAACATGGCAGAAAGAAACTAAGACAGGACCAGGGCTGAGAGCATgcagccagcagggagagcagggaccgaGTGCCATCACAGCTGGgaccaggctgctgctgttacTTCTATTTTTAACTTGCCTGGGAGATGCTTGGACACAAGTGTGATGGAGACCATATAAGTATATCAAATAAAGGTGGAAGCCAAcgaaacagaaaaggaaagaagccTGGTATCAAAACAATGTGAAGTGACACTCACATTTTCAACACTTCCCTCCCAAGCAAGGTCACATCCCTATTTTAGGAATAAGGCTTTCCTGACCCCAGGAGCCAGCCAAATGCCATCCAAGTGCTCACCATAGCATTGCGGTCCACATGGACTTTTGTTTGTTGGATTTCTTCTTGCTGCACCCTTGGAAAAATAGAGGAGTCTGCTCCTTTACAGAAGAGAAGCAACTTTCCTAAAAGCAAATTATAAATAGTTTATAGCAGTCACAAGCTGCAGAGAGACTTAACAAGACTTAACAACGCCAATAGCAAGTGATGCAGAGGGAGGAAATCTGGCAGTACTAAAGAGGGAACTGCTAGAAGCCCAACTGCCTACCAAAAATGGCCTTTCACCATTCATCCTGTGAAAAACTTTTGTCTGACCTGGCTGAGACTTTGGGTGTCCCTACCTGCCTCTGAGCAAGTTTTCTGCAACAGGCTGGACATTGCTTCCTATCTGAAAGCCTTGGCAAGCTCTCCAGGGAGGGTAAAACCAGCATCCCAAACCCTACAGGACTGGTACTTGAGAAGGATGGTGACCTCTGAATTTTTCTGTTATTCCCATGaaaccccatcccacccaggGGACATTCTCACATGTCTTGCCCTGTACTTGTTTCAGCCTGGAAcaaggcaggcagggagctcCCTGTGGGTCATTGTTCTCATCCCCTGATCTGCTGTTGGTCCCAAGCAGCTGCTACGaaggaaaattaactctgtgGCAACCAGACCCAGTGCAGGATTAAGTTAGACCAGCTTAGAAAACCTAACAGCTCAGCTTCTCTGGGTCTAGGGATAAGGGGGATGTGTTTTACAGCTGTGCACACAGGTATGAGAGTCCACAAGTGCACTTTGACTGTACCTGTGGTGGTTCTCACAATGACACTCATACGGCGCCGGACGGGGTCAAAGTTCAACACATGGAGAAGTTGGTACctttaaaaaaggagaaaaaagctttGACACAGtgtaagaaaaatagaaaaataactaTTTCAGACAGAAAATCACTAACAATGAGCTCCAGAAATCAATACACCCTACAAGAGGCATCACCCACTGGGGAATGAATTTTACAGCTACTGCACaagaaaatggaggaaaaaacccaaattccaGTAGTCCTGTGGTGATCTGAGCATGATAGTGAGGGTGCAGGTGCCCACCAGTGTCCCACCCCCCCCAGCTGGGAAGAGGCTCAGCAGGGAATGGGGCACCACATGCCACAAGCAGTAACACTGAGTCTCCCATTTAAATAAGAAGTTTCTTCACGAGGGAAGCAAGAAGTGAAACCTGCTTGTGAGGGCAAGTTTTCAGGGAGTGCTGGGATTAAGTCAGTGACTCCCAGATGTCCACCAAGCTGTGAGCACAGGGCAAAATCCAACTATTTTCAGCTTgaggtggggggaaaaaggtTACAGGGAATGGAACTGTATCACGAGTTTAGGCTTACAATGTCCTGCTGTGAGCCCCAGCCACGGCCCATAAGGTCAGCAGCCACCCCATGAATCCCAggagccacctgcacagcctggCACAGATGAAGGATACATACAAAGGACTGCAGCCTTTTGAGGGACCTGAATTTAGACATCAGTAAACCACCCGTGGACTTTTGCAAGTGAGCCTTTTCGCCTACACCTTgatgtgctgtgctctgtgaagggaacagggattttggggcaggtCAGCACTGTCTGACAGCCCTCAAGGAACAGCTTTGACCTTGCCAGGTTGACCAAACTCGATTAAGCTGGGTGGGAGTGGTGCAGAAGAGCAGCCCTGTTCCTCAGCAGTCCCAGCAGCACTTACAGCTCAGTTTCATTCTTTTGGTTTCGTATTTTCATGAAATCGTTTTCAAGTCCTAGAAAAGTGAAACCATACCTGTCAATAAACAAAAGGACAGAACAACATTGAAAAAACCCATTGGCACATATTATACATAACAATGTTCTTGTTTCACCTTCTGCACTGCAGAGGAGAGCAAAGAAGTCAGTGAGCCCGAGCTAAGGAGCACGGCTGGATGTTTGCTTGCTCCATGCAGAGCCTGCTATGATGTTCTGGCACCGCTCCCATCCCCTGGAGAGCTTGGGCActggagcacacagacactgagAGCCTCTGGACATGGTCCACTGGGTCTCTGGCAGGTTTACAAGCCATGAGCAAGTGTACACAGCTGCAACAGACTCCATTTAAAACCTAGGGGCTGGCAAGAGCATAGAATCACTGAATGGCTTGGGCTGGAGAGTATCTTACAGATCACCTAGTCCCAAACTCTTCTCCCTAgtcctggcagggacacctttcactagatcaggtCGCTCAaagccccacccagcctggccttgagcatcTCCGGCAGGATTCAAATGTGGGGTTGACAAAAGTAACCATCCTATTATTTTGCCACTGCATGGCAAGGAAACAATTTCACTGCAATATGCACATGGTAACTGGTCTCACTTTCTAGGGGATTAAAGCAAAGGCCACGTGGGCTCCAGCAAAGAAGCCTCTGCCACACCTGGGCACTGCAGCACCTTGGGGCTACTCTCAGTGAATGCAAACCACAGCCTACCAgggagctgctcagggaagaTCCTTTACAGAGCATCCCTTTAACAGAGAGCTCATTTAAACCCCCAGGCTTCACAGGGCTGCAGGTCAGGTTCAGCACTGGTATCACAACCTGCTTCCCAGAGAGACCATGGAAAGGGATCTATCACCTTCAGATCACCCtcacctccctccttcccaccagaGAGAGGGAATCAAAACCCCAACGTCTTCACATTCTTACTTTTCTGCGCCTTTCACCAAAGCGATTTCATCTGGGGAAGAGGAGATATAGGTGTATTTGCGCTCTGGATGCGCCATCAGCCCATCCACCTGGTCTGCCTCCTTGATCTGAACCGTGTGGCACAGGCAGAGTGCCCGCAGGAACAGCTCCTCGCGGCtctgggcaggagggagggagggctcATTACCAGCTGAATGCCACCGCCCAGCCAGGAGCTGGCCACAAAACCCTCACAGCCACCAACACGCACATTTCTTACCTTTTCAGCTTTGCCGTAGTATTTTAGGGGTCCATCAGTCTGGGAGAAGCCATCCACCTCCGAGATGCAGTCTTTGTACTTGTGCCCGTCGATGCAGCACTCGATGAACTCCATGCTGTTCTCCGTCAGAGTCCCGGTTTTGTCCGTGAACACGTACTCCACCTGCAAGCACCAGGCACTGCCTTGCTGCACCCCCAACCCAAAGGGACAGGGaaggaacccccaaaaacagAGGCTGGGGAATTTTAGTGTATCTGTGCCAATGCTGGAGAATACCTGGCTGCTATCCTAACGTGACCCTGAAAAAAAGATGCAGGTGCCCCACTGCATCACTGTGCAGTTCTGCTACTTTGCTCCttagagcagctcctctgcttttCAGCCTGTTGCATAGGTGGCAGGAGGCAGCTTCTGAAGACTTAAAATCTGTCTCCAGGCTCTTCACTTTCCCCTCATCCTCCTTCTTGGGTCCTTTCCTATAGCCCTAGTGCTTATAGAACTGCTGCTGCAGGTCTGCTGCCTCCTTTGGGGGATTTCCATCTTGCTCCTGTATTTCCATTAGCTAATTGCTActccaaatatatttttattattgtttttaaagcaaaatcaaAAGCAGGAGGCACTACACCCAGTATAGATCAGAAAGGGAAGACTGAGCTGTCTAGGTGCcccagcaaagcagcagcagcacagctgcacgTGCTCTGCACGTCCAGGGAGATGACTGGGCAGACATTTTCATTAATCCTCAAAGAGACagaggatttttaatttttaattgaagCAGTGAAAGCAAATCACCCTGACACACAGAGTGCTGCGCCTGATATTCCCCAATAAGGAAACAATTGGCGTGACCCAATTCCTGCTCTTTCATGCACTATTTATAACCTTATCTGTTTCACAGAGCGAGTGGAATCACATTAAATGGAAAGTGCCACCAAAGCGGGTGAAGTTCTGGCCCGAGGGGACTGCGGGGGATTGCCACAACAAGggctcctggcagggagggCACTTTCCTCCACATTTGCATCCAAACAGATGCAAACACAGCATGCTCTGACCTGCCCGAGCTCTTCATTCAGGTCCGAGGTGTTCACCAATGCTCCCTCTTGCATTTCTTCATCATACATCTCCTTGTCCCAAGAGATGAAGAAGGAGCCCAAGAACTTCTGCATCTCTACTGTAACGTACATGGAGACGGGGATAATAAAGTTGAAGAGGACCATAAACGACAGGAAGTCCGTGAACATCCTCAAGacctgcaaaggaaagaggagaagaTGCAGCCTGTGGCTGTCAGGACACAGGGGCACTTTACAGCAACACCTCAGGGATTCTGGACAGCTTCTCTTCTAAGTTAGATAGAAAAGAACAACATGAAGATGAAGGCAGCTAAGATACAGGGctaaatcccattttcctttgGCACAGGAAATCTTACTGCCTTCTGCAGACCTACCAGGTACACAAGTACATCTCACTCCTTCACAGGGACCAAAACAATGTTTCATCTCAGCATATTCCTCTTAATTTATACTGCTATAATTTTACACTGCTACAGGCTCGTCCTGATCCCAAGTAACTGGAAAAAAGGAGCAGGTGGCTTGAGACCAGTCAAGCTGTGGCAAGGGTGCAAGTGATGCAGTGACATCCCTGTAAGTCCTCCTCAATAAGCCATCAAATAAAGATCTCTGCACCCTTACACTCTCCCAGGCTTGACTGCCCAAGTCTTGGCAAGTTTAAGAAACTGGTTGACATGGCTCAATTTAAGTTTACCTATTCAAAGCTGAAAGATAGCTCGAGTTCAGATAAGGACCCAGGTTAAATCAGCTGCATTTCTGTATTATATAGTATTTATTTATACTTTGCCCTGCTCCACACAAATATCACTGTGCACGAGCATGAGAGAGGCCCAAAGAAACACAAACAGCAGGAGAGACCGAAGGAAACAACAGCACTTTGTGTGAGCAAACAGGACtcccagggcaggcagcaggCACTATCAGATTAACCAAAACAGTCAGAGTAAGTAAAGCTGGAGGAGGTGCTGAAATACAAATCCACTTACCTTGAacgtctctctctcttttttagtCTTCTCGTTGTACCAAGGCTCATCATTAAATGGATTACTCTGCCAGACGTATTTCAGAGTCGTGCACACAGTGGCCTTGCCCAATAGGATGCACAAATACACTATCAAGAAAGCGTTGATAGATCTGAaaaacaggggttttttttttaaattcttgcaGCTATTTTTATACAGAAAAGCACGTAAATAGACAGGAACAAGACTTCCTTACTTTTAAGAAGGGAATTACAGAACAAGTGCTTTTGACACTGCTGATATTCAGGGTCAGGTTCATATAACAtttcttagttttgtttttaaagaaaaaaggctaCTAAATTATGCTGCTTCTTGCAAGATATGCTTTATCAAATACCCAGATTTTTCTATGCAATCAGAGAGCATCTGAAACAAAAGGCAGCAGATTAGGGGATTATTACTGTACAAGTCATCCattgaaaacaaacccaaacccagcaggttttactgattttttttctgaacacaaATACTCACTTTTCTACTGCAGACCGTTTCTGAGATTTCCCTTGGTAGTTCAGAGCCATTTTTGTTTCCATTCCAGTATAGACTGCAACTCCTGCAGGGTATCAAAGCAGGGCTCATGAGGGACTCGCAGCCCCGGAGGGCGCCAGCTGGCACTTGGCCATCAGGGGCATCGGTGTTTACATCAAACTCCAATCCCAGCTGAAGAAAGAGGCATTGCCCAAGGACTGTTCAGCTACAGAAACCTCTGAGGCTGCTAAGCAGTGTAATTGCTGTACCTCAGAGCACTGAGCCAGAGCCCATGGATCACGTACAGTCAGCAACAGCATCAGTCTCCCATCACAGCTGTCACCCTCCGTCATCAGCGTCTGAGATTGTGCTCCCAGCACACTTCCAGCAAAGGATTTGGGAACAACTCCTTGCTCATTGTGTCTCAGGCAAAGAGGAAAACTTGCTCTGGTGTATTAACACAACCTGCACAGCAGGGCAGCCCTGCAGATAGAACCAGTGCCTCCTGATTTCACCCCAGCCACTTTGCCATCAGCTTGCAGGAAAACTGCAGCTCTACAGCCCAGGTAGACAGGCTGTAGAGAGGTATGTTCCCTCTCCAGATTTAGTAGTGAACATCTACATTTGTCATTATTTATCAGaactatttaaataaataaacaaaaataacttCACCATAAATCTTCTTGGTATTTTTGAGGGTAGCACCTTTCAACAACAGGTTTTCAGGACCCAAAGACCTAAACATAAAAGAAATTATATAACATTGCATCACTCACAGATGATTCAATCTATTTTATAAATTAGAGTCAGAAACAGGTAATAAAGATAAGCAAAGGTTCCTTAGATCTGATTACATGATTTGTATGTTAAGTGGGGCCTTGTTTgagtttgtttttctctttgtataattacatttccatttcattttacAAACACTATCCCCGATGTACCAAGTTCCACTCTTATTGGGGGATTTTCATTAAGGCTTTTAAGGAACAAGTGCAAAATGTTCAGATCTAGTATGCTTCAGTACTTTTATAAAAATGCAATGTTAAAGTCATCAGAAGcctgtcccttccagcccagtcAATCAATGGCACCATCAAAGCTGACAGCCCcatctgtgtttttatttctctttgaaaCCCCCCAATGAGCCTCTGTTGCTTCTAGGGTATGAACAGACCCACCACAAACCCACCACAAAACCCATCCAACAACGCTCTGGTGAGAGCCAACTCTTTTTGATGGCTTATGAACATTATTTGCTGTTTTTCCCCTTGAAACACTCGGATTGGTGTTTAAGTTTTTTCTTACTTTCAAGTGACAGTATTTTGTAATTACCTGGTAGATTTGTGACCCATCAGCAGGGCAGGACATTACCAGGTGGTCCTGCACTGCTTCCCCAAAAGGGGCTCAAACAAATCACAGGATGGCAGAAGGGACGCCTCCTTTTAGAATAAAATCTTTGGAatggttaaagaaaaaaaaaaaaaaacaaaacaaaaaaccattcCCAAATGATGGCAGCACAAGCTCAGATCCTTGAAATTCTCTGTAGATGCCCAACCCCTCTGAGGAGGGccagcacacagctgcaagACCAACCTGGCTACGGGTTCTTGGTTACTTCTGTAGATGATAATTCTTCCAACAAATCTGTAATAAAAAGATGAGAAACTTGTATTATAAACACACTAAAGAAAATTCATTGACAGGAAATGGAagcaaacacagaaacaaatgAATTTGAGAGTTTAATGTTTCAGAGGGGTGTCTGTGCTCAGGACAGAGAGAAGCCACACATTTCCCATGCTCAGGAGTGCCCCGGCACCTACACACCCCAGCACATTCCCATTACAGACTGCAGCACACCCCAGCAAACCTCCCTCAAGGGATTTAACCACACAGACCACTTACTCCTGGAAGTCATTCAGCCCATTGCCTTTTACTTGGGAGGTAGAGTGGCCTAAAAATAGGTGCATGGACCATTATTACTGCTGAGCTGACAAAAACCAGCTCATTATACCGTGACAAGTGCTGCACAAGGGAGGCTTTTCTGCAAAGACACTGAGCTTTAAAGACTTTGCCATCCTCATACAGAAGAGGCCCAGTAGCTTATCACTGCCTTGAGACACCTTTTGGCCTCTGATGAAAAGAAGATGGCCTTTGCTGTGCCGAACCGCAGATCCCCCAAGCAATGGTGCTGAGGGGCCTGCAGGGAGATGACACCCGGCAGCTGCGGGGCAGGACAGGCAGGGGGGGATGCAGGAGGGACAGACTCACTTGTAGAGGTCAGGCTGTGGCTGTTCACACTCGATTGTGGCGGTGAGGGTGTCGATGGCTTCATCGGTGCAGAGCACGGTGGTGTCCCGCACCGCGTAGTGAGTCTGGGCACAGGAGCACAGGCAGCGTCACCTCGAGCCCCAGCTACAATCCCATCCCAAGTTTTATACCCCATTACTTAAAATGCCACCATGCACAAGCTAgtcagcaccagcagctctccCAAGCCCTTGTCATGCTCCCGCAAGGCAGCTGAAGCATCTCTCAGTGAAAGAATGAAGTCACTAAAGCTTAAGGGAAACCACAGTAGCAAGGAGCTGCTGGGTGTGTCTCAGTAAGGCACACACTGAAAGCAGAGCATCCTTGGTTTTCCCTGGGGACTTGCCCTGgttggggtggaggggaggcTGCAGGTGCCCCATGAAGAAGGGGCTCTTGGGGACCACCTGCCCTGGCTCCTGACAGTAACCAGACACCAGCTCCAGTACCAGGGATCAGGCAGAGCACTGGCAGACTCTGAGCTATTtttagcagctgctgctgcaaaggtTCATATCTCATAATTAACTGAAAAGCCCACAAAGGATCTGCTCACTGCCTTTCAGGCTCTATTTATAGGAGCTACTCAGAGCTCCAAGTCACGGCGGGCTGCCTCAATCCACCTTCATAAACAAATTCATTAAAATGCTTCCTCCGCTCCTCACTCTTGCATCCCCTTCCCTGCGCAGACCGGAGGCACCGCCACGCTACACACGCTGCAGTCATGGCAGTGGAAACCCCCACCTTTGTGCTGCTTTGGTGACCTACCTGGCTGCTCCAACTGACAGCACACATGGATCTCCAGCACAGATCACAGCTTTTGTGTAGCACAAGTCAAAACTGTTCCTGCAGTGCCCAGTACCAAACCCAGCCCTTGTAGGGGTTTTGCATTGCTCCCATCAGCAGAGACACTGTGCAATTACTGAGTGATACTTCAAAGCTGCCTCCCAATCAATTCCACGATCTTTACATCCTTTAGTGTATTTAGAAAACACGTGTTCTTTTAGCTAACGTATGGCCAAAGATTTGTGCTTCAAAGACAGAGCCCTGACAAAATCTCTTTTACAGTTCTATTCCAGTTTCACTTAATCAGGCACCTTTCCCATACCTCAGCCTGACATGCCCCAACTACCAGAAAAATCTCCACCAAGAAGGCAGCAGATATCCCTGCAGATGAGGTGTGGTGATTACCCAAGCACGCTTCCCTCACCCCCCTTTTGCAGCAAACCCCGATTTGTAATGTTAGATCTATTCCCCCAAACAGAGCTGGCTTTTCTATTCCCTCTTCCCCTTCAAACTCATCTTCACCTCATCATGAAACAGGAGACAGCTCCCAGTCACCTACAGGAATCCGCAAACCAAGAAAAAACACCACAGTGTTTGATATAGAAACTCAGCATTGCATCCCCAGACTCACAAGTTACTAAGAGCTCAGACTCTGCAAAAGTAATGTGAACTCACGCACATGATACACCTGACACAAATAAGCAATAGCCTTTTAACATGGTTAGCTATTTTTAGCCTCAAGCCACTTCAGAGCTCCAACTCCTCACTAGTGGAACCAGTACTGTGCACCAGCACTGCACCAGCTCCTACACAGGTTGTCCAGTGCCAGTTAAGAGCTGCCCACAGAGAAGAAACACAAATCCCAGATAAACATATCAGATCCACAGTGGTATTCCCACTGACTTCAGAGTACGCTGGAATGAATCATGTCATTTTAAAGTATCTTCCAGTCTTACTACTGCAGCTGCTAGTATCTGTATAAATATTTATCACACTCAAGTGCAACCAAATGTTCATGTCTTCTGACGTATATAAGCTTTTTGTTGCTGCTTCTTTCCCTAGTttagaggagaggagagaaagaaagaaagaaaacaaactgaagATATTCATCCTGAGCAAGACTAGTATTAAATTTCACTGCTTGCttcagggaaagggagagaaaatccCAGAAGCGATGCTTTTCTCACGCTGCTGAAAAATTCCCTGAATGAGTCTAGACATGCTGCCTCAAAAAAGTCCCTAATCTCACTGGAAATGCTTAGTTAAGTAATGGGAGCATTGGCGGtcctggaaaaggagctggagAGCTGCAGGCACTGCTTCCCTGATGCACCAGAGCTCACAGAgtgtggctggagcagggaagtgCTAACACTTCCTGCGATGGGCAGCGAAGCTGTATCGATAAATAGCAAtccagtttggggcagtgccagcagaaaTGGCCCTTGGAGACAAAACAGAGCACAAACAATCCCCGAGGGCTTCACTGCTGACGCACTGGAAGCCAACAAGAGCCGTTAAAGAGCCACGCAGCTGCAGGAATGggctccagggcagcagcctcAGTTACGCACAGCCCTGCCACGCAAGCAGCGGCATCTCCAGGTACCCCAGTACCCCACACGCTGCCCCACCCAGCCCCGTTACCTTGAAATTGGACTCGCCATCGAGGCTAGCTGTAG
Protein-coding regions in this window:
- the ATP11C gene encoding phospholipid-transporting ATPase IG isoform X2, which produces MLVVWLFPRSVHVIDPFLQAQGERVVELILIDGVLSLNQEICLNMWSVWCAGEEKRVGTRTVVVGHRPVSDTEAYVAQKFCDNRIVSSKYTLWNFLPKNLFEQFRRIANFYFLIIFLVQVIVDTPTSPVTSGLPLFFVITVTAIKQGYEDWLRHRADNEVNKSNVFVVENAKQVRKESEKIKVGDIVEVTADETFPCDLIFLASSSIDGTCYVTTASLDGESNFKTHYAVRDTTVLCTDEAIDTLTATIECEQPQPDLYKFVGRIIIYRSNQEPVARSLGPENLLLKGATLKNTKKIYGVAVYTGMETKMALNYQGKSQKRSAVEKSINAFLIVYLCILLGKATVCTTLKYVWQSNPFNDEPWYNEKTKKERETFKVLRMFTDFLSFMVLFNFIIPVSMYVTVEMQKFLGSFFISWDKEMYDEEMQEGALVNTSDLNEELGQVEYVFTDKTGTLTENSMEFIECCIDGHKYKDCISEVDGFSQTDGPLKYYGKAEKSREELFLRALCLCHTVQIKEADQVDGLMAHPERKYTYISSSPDEIALVKGAEKYGFTFLGLENDFMKIRNQKNETELYQLLHVLNFDPVRRRMSVIVRTTTGKLLLFCKGADSSIFPRVQQEEIQQTKVHVDRNAMDGYRTLCVAFKELTQKEYDRIDRQLNEAKMALQDREEKMAKVFDDTEADMHLIGATAVEDRLQEQLAETIEALHAAGMKVWVLTGDKMETAKSTCYACRLFQTSTELLELTARTVGESERKEDRLHELLLEYHKKLIQDVPKNRGGLKRSWTLSQEYGLIIDGSTLSLILNPSQDSGSSNYKSIFLQICLKCTAVLCCRMAPLQKAQIVRMVKNTKGSPITLSIGDGANDVSMILEAHVGIGIKGKEGRQASRNSDYAVPKFKHLRKLLLAHGHLYYVRIAHLVQYFFYKNLCFILPQFLYQFFCGFSQQPLYDAAYLTMYNICFTSLPILAYSLLEQHISIDTLTSDPQLYMKVSDNAMLQWRPFLYWTFLGAFEGLVFFFGVYFLFQNSSLEDNGKVFGNWTFGTIVFTVLVFTVTLKLALDTRFWTWMNHFVIWGSLAFYVFFSFFWGGVIWPFLKQQRMYFVFAHMLTSVSTWLAIILLIFISLFPEILLIVLKNIKEKNHQSSRKAPDSLSARPSVRPLLLRTFSDESNVL
- the ATP11C gene encoding phospholipid-transporting ATPase IG isoform X3; its protein translation is MLVVWLFPRSVHVIDPFLQAQGERVVELILIDGVLSLNQEICLNMWSVWCAGEEKRVGTRTVVVGHRPVSDTEAYVAQKFCDNRIVSSKYTLWNFLPKNLFEQFRRIANFYFLIIFLVQVIVDTPTSPVTSGLPLFFVITVTAIKQGYEDWLRHRADNEVNKSNVFVVENAKQVRKESEKIKVGDIVEVTADETFPCDLIFLASSSIDGTCYVTTASLDGESNFKTHYAVRDTTVLCTDEAIDTLTATIECEQPQPDLYKFVGRIIIYRSNQEPVARSLGPENLLLKGATLKNTKKIYGVAVYTGMETKMALNYQGKSQKRSAVEKSINAFLIVYLCILLGKATVCTTLKYVWQSNPFNDEPWYNEKTKKERETFKVLRMFTDFLSFMVLFNFIIPVSMYVTVEMQKFLGSFFISWDKEMYDEEMQEGALVNTSDLNEELGQVEYVFTDKTGTLTENSMEFIECCIDGHKYKDCISEVDGFSQTDGPLKYYGKAEKSREELFLRALCLCHTVQIKEADQVDGLMAHPERKYTYISSSPDEIALVKGAEKYGFTFLGLENDFMKIRNQKNETELYQLLHVLNFDPVRRRMSVIVRTTTGKLLLFCKGADSSIFPRVQQEEIQQTKVHVDRNAMDGYRTLCVAFKELTQKEYDRIDRQLNEAKMALQDREEKMAKVFDDTEADMHLIGATAVEDRLQEQLAETIEALHAAGMKVWVLTGDKMETAKSTCYACRLFQTSTELLELTARTVGESERKEDRLHELLLEYHKKLIQDVPKNRGGLKRSWTLSQEYGLIIDGSTLSLILNPSQDSGSSNYKSIFLQICLKCTAVLCCRMAPLQKAQIVRMVKNTKGSPITLSIGDGANDVSMILEAHVGIGIKGKEGRQASRNSDYAVPKFKHLRKLLLAHGHLYYVRIAHLVQYFFYKNLCFILPQFLYQFFCGFSQQPLYDAAYLTMYNICFTSLPILAYSLLEQHISIDTLTSDPQLYMKVSDNAMLQWRPFLYWTFLGAFEGLVFFFGVYFLFQNSSLEDNGKVFGNWTFGTIVFTVLVFTVTLKLALDTRFWTWMNHFVIWGSLAFYVFFSFFWGGVIWPFLKQQRMYFVFAHMLTSVSTWLAIILLIFISLFPEILLIVLKNIKEKNHQVTKRLPSSGTSTIFMLSQTSSNHSFSWSE